The Populus trichocarpa isolate Nisqually-1 chromosome 11, P.trichocarpa_v4.1, whole genome shotgun sequence genome has a segment encoding these proteins:
- the LOC18103500 gene encoding uncharacterized protein LOC18103500 isoform X1 — MAADVSVKKEATVNNPCCKVWKEKCGKLEEGRKCLRQAVKLLTEQADKFQAENVSINKACEEERAKVEAAKEGREKEAALRVKLEKEISALQSEVSTLNQKGSAFPEVENTEVKLLQDQIFKGEKEISRLKELLEREKLRADSEKKNAEVEKKSAADAWKHVKAEKEGKEKEAALRVSLENEISALKSEISSLQQKGSMVDEDKNGEVKLLQDQVSKGEKEISRLKELHEREKTRAESEKKKAEVERKRAAEAWQQVKAEKAKADEERKHASSEWKKAEEYRLQLETLTKEAELAKSKLASETLKFEEANKKFEAEKLKVTKEKKHADSEMAKAEAHRKLAEANWKKLMEEQSHTENICKQLEDARKRIEKPQKAEEYQRQLESLKKEAAESKSKLVAETLKLEDANKMLEAEKAKVMKERKRADSEVATAKEQRKLAETNGRKVIEEKSRADNLSRQLEDARIKIEELEKGINGFIQSKNMGGTFDDQHDETTNGEDATIRDSLENLKNNSDQSKLVLEFLNNKEATKRLDIEKRKAITEKKRADSEMVKAEKLRNLSKMNRKIAAEEKSRADQLSRQLDEDKIKIEELQKQIQELQSSKKVVVASSVLPDKVMNVEKTKLKFLEKQVKLEKMRLKHAKVVAKMEKNRNSFLQQELARLKLDFGQMLFRLDVLDRYFSSSDGGTEKMVKFGNHGTMQRSKLNRKLCAEEQCQMYSNNESELLKPSCMALAVSEPPTQTLHCTVPLVSPSSGNYAASISGIDSKLESLLGGSNQKLLQTSAINSSSASFSDGQLVGSQERGPFFPTSKNLVEDNFRAQTTISGMSDEVTKVQHNENLAVVADNSVRSPPSFDVIGRVNRHGRKRRILDAVESVELLYSEGKKLHLQMEEKLSALHGMLNRQIEKPKEEAKYVEPNLQGGSYGKHGRIHKKKKISHEENVIVHRLSGIDQLEKTEITGKEVHEDANACGYISTTANNLLEASKACREGLSYSFESSPEGMVSFEEVANGDYMKLLDLDNTADEECYRRAMEMPMSPILPEIGSSGAEISDNMDNFKPMLDESFPGSLPNGKESLVPYFRLDVIDAEISSKQLKDCSFGISCADGLHENGGHADSLDTLGNRSGTGNDVDAGKASDGQTRGCGSGLEIEMLNIPSSSYEGLKFPIEGEPGSRHDNIPKYCVMQSDIKDTISMSRVLSATRTCMTRCSLDIQADCLVQKILCALKLEENSLPKEKACTFFTLLLLNFSACNWGQFGSFSDQDFLFCLDSFAKDIFAAVSDVEARNLFAEACCLDELLGLIEEFLLDGKLMIYADLSSESLSGCDSMIDILLDGVNIKFASKSASADLLVAGSIILASICAAVDCIGFLCQASYSLLLMHKCDTVFVLTILHIFSYLAGEKFFSLREHNLTMTVLKSIIMFLEGGDSPVASAASSLTRYKGGMFHPCAKCPFSTDAVSIDTVTSVLLEKLQNCAVSGIMHHPMKSPSVSNSNVLCCKDTAKLSLNQEEVHSALDMNCDTSCSLKKCVMPARSNSIMNETLCGLSDLLSLVELLACNMSWEWTCSKIIPELLEMLERTKLDNFAAAVLILLGQLGRLGVSAFGYEDNGVENLRCKLSGFLSRDATIRMALPVQIALATALLGLLSLDFEKLIQSNSCLPAMSRQSVSIDHIRSWFSSLTKEQQALSLSLLPSSDVR; from the exons ATGGCTGCTGATGTTTCAGTAAAGAAGGAAGCCACAGTGAATAATCCATGCTGCAAAGTG tgGAAAGAGAAGTGTGGGAAGTTGGAAGAAGGAAGGAAGTGTTTGAGGCAAGCAGTTAAGCTTTTGACTGAACAAGCTGATAAGTTTCAAGCTGAGAATGTTAGTATCAATAAAG CTTGTGAGGAAGAGAGAGCGAAGGTGGAAGCTGCAAAAgaggggagagaaaaagaagcgGCTTTGAGAGTTAAATTGGAGAAGGAGATTTCTGCCCTCCAGTCTGAAGTATCCACCTTAAATCAGAAGGGAAGTGCATTTCCAGAAGTTGAAAATACAGAGGTTAAGCTGCTTCAAGATCAGATTTTTAAAGGAGAGAAGGAAATCAGTAGGCTTAAGGAGCTTCTTGAGAGAGAGAAACTAAGAGCAGATTCTGAAAAGAAGAATGCTGAAGTGGAGAAGAAGAGTGCTGCTGATGCATGGAAGCATGTAAAAGCTGAGAAAGAGGGGAAAGAGAAAGAAGCGGCTTTGAGAGTCTCTTTGGAAAATGAGATTTCTGCCCTTAAGTCTGAAATATCATCCTTACAGCAGAAGGGAAGTATGGTCGATGAAGACAAAAATGGGGAGGTTAAGCTTCTTCAAGATCAAGTTTCTAAAGGGGAGAAGGAAATCAGTAGGCTCAAGGAGCTTCATGAGAGAGAGAAGACAAGGGCGGAATCTGAAAAGAAGAAGGCTGAGGTGGAGAGGAAGAGAGCTGCTGAAGCATGGCAACAAGTGAAAGCTGAAAAGGCTAAGGCCGATGAAGAGAGGAAGCATGCTAGTAGTGAGTGGAAGAAGGCTGAGGAATATCGGCTTCAGTTGGAGACATTGACGAAAGAAGCTGAGCTAGCAAAATCAAAGTTGGCTTCTGAAACTTTGAAGTTTGAAgaggcaaacaagaagtttgaAGCAGAAAAACTCAAGGTGACCAAAGAGAAAAAGCATGCTGATTCAGAGATGGCGAAAGCAGAGGCGCATAGAAAGCTTGCAGAAGCAAACTGGAAGAAGCTCATGGAAGAACAATCTCACACTGAAAATATTTGCAAGCAGTTGGAAGATGCGAGAAAAAGAATTGAGAAACCACAGAAGGCTGAGGAATATCAGCGTCAGTTAGagtctttaaaaaaagaagctgcTGAGTCAAAATCAAAATTGGTTGCTGAGACTCTGAAGCTTGAAGATGCAAACAAAATGTTAGAAGCAGAAAAAGCTAAGGTGATGAAAGAGAGAAAACGTGCTGATTCAGAGGTGGCTACAGCAAAGGAGCAAAGGAAACTTGCTGAAACAAATGGAAGGAAGGTCATAGAGGAAAAGTCTCGTGCTGATAATCTTTCTCGGCAGTTGGAAGATGCTAGAATAAAGATTGAGGAACTGGAGAAGGGGATAAATGGATTCATACAGTCCAAAAATATGGGTGGGACTTTTGATGATCAACATGATGAAACCACGAATGGTGAAGATGCCACAATTAGGGATTCATTGGAAAATTTGAAGAACAATTCAGATCAATCAAAGCTGGTTTTGGAGTTCTTAAATAACAAGGAAGCAACCAAAAGGTTAGATATTGAGAAGCGAAAAGCTATTACTGAGAAAAAACGTGCAGATTCAGAGATGGTGAAAGCAGAAAAGCTAAGAAACCTTTCAAAAATGAATAGAAAGATAGCAGCAGAAGAAAAATCCCGTGCTGATCAGCTGTCTCGTCAGCTTgatgaagataaaataaagattgaagAATTGCAGAAGCAGATACAGGAACTCCAATCCTCCAAAAAAGTTGTTGTGGCTTCTTCAGTTTTACCTGACAAAGTTATGAATGTGGAAAAGACAAAACTGAAGTTCTTGGAAAAGCAAGTGAAGCTTGAAAAGATGCGATTAAAGCATGCCAAAGTAGTGGCTAAGATGGAAAAAAACCGTAATAGTTTTCTTCAGCAAGAACTAGCTCGCTTGAAGCTTGATTTTGGTCAAATGTTGTTTCGCCTTGATGTACTGGATAGATATTTCTCATCCAGCGATGGAGGTACAGAGAAAATGGTAAAG TTTGGAAACCACGGAACCATGCAAAGGTCAAAGTTGAACAGAAAACTGTGTGCAGAAGAACAATGTCAGATGTATTCTAATAATGAAAGTGAACTTCTGAAGCCTAGTTGCATGGCTTTGGCTGTCTCTGAACCTCCCACGCAAACACTTCACTGTACAGTTCCGCTGGTTTCGCCATCCAGTGGGAACTATGCTGCCTCCATCTCAGGTATTGATTCTAAATTGGAGTCTCTGCTTGGAGGCTCTAACCAAAAACTGTTACAGACTTCTGCAATAAATTCCAGTTCGGCATCTTTTTCTGATGGTCAGTTGGTCGGATCACAGGAAAGGGGTCCATTTTTTCCCACATCAAAGAACTTGGTAGAAGATAACTTTAGGGCACAGACAACAATTTCTGGAATGTCTGATGAAGTCACTAAAGTACAGCACAATGAAAATCTTGCTGTGGTAGCTGACAATAGTGTTAGAAGTCCTCCTAGCTTTGACGTGATTGGAAGAGTTAATAGACATGGTAGGAAGAGGAGGATCCTTGATGCAGTTGAATCTGTTGAACTTTTGTATTCGGAGGGTAAGAAGCTGCATCTGCAGATGGAAGAGAAACTCTCTGCCTTGCATGGTATGTTAAACAGGCAAATTGAAAAACCAAAGGAAGAAGCCAAATATGTAGAACCTAATTTGCAAGGTGGTTCATATGGTAAGCATGGGAggattcataagaaaaaaaagatatctcaTGAAGAGAATGTAATTGTCCACCGTTTATCTGGCATAGATCAGCTGGAGAAGACTGAAATAACTGGGAAAGAGGTCCATGAAGATGCAAATGCCTGTGGATATATCTCCACTACTGCCAATAATTTATTGGAAGCCTCAAAAGCATGCAGGGAAGGTTTGAGTTATTCTTTTGAAAGTAGCCCTGAAGGTATGGTAAGTTTTGAGGAAGTAGCCAATGGGGATTATATGAAATTGTTGGACTTGGATAACACTGCAGATGAGGAATGTTACAGGAGAGCAATGGAAATGCCTATGTCCCCAATTCTTCCTGAGATAGGGTCTTCAGGTGCTGAAATATCTGATAACATGGATAATTTTAAACCCATGCTTGATGAAAGCTTCCCTGGAAGTTTACCTAATGGAAAGGAATCTCTAGTGCCTTATTTCAGATTAGATGTCATTGATGCTGAAATTAGTTCCAAACAATTAAAAGACTGCTCCTTTGGAATTTCCTGTGCTGATGGACTGCATGAAAATGGAGGCCATGCAGATTCCCTTGATACATTAGGCAATAGAAGTGGCACTGGTAACGATGTTGATGCTGGAAAAGCTTCTGATGGTCAGACCAGAGGTTGTGGATCGGGATTGGAGATTGAGATGCTGAATATACCTAGTTCTAGTTATGAGGGCCTGAAGTTTCCAATTGAAGGCGAACCTGGTTCTAGACACGACAATATTCCTAAATACTGTGTTATGCAGTCAGATATAAAGGACACTATAAGCATGTCTAGAGTATTATCTGCGACTCGAACTTGTATGACACGCTGTTCTTTGGACATTCAAGCAGATTGTTTGGTTCAGAAGATCCTTTGTGCTCTAAAACTGGAAGAGAACAGTTTACCCAA GGAGAAGGCTTGCACATTTTTCACGTTGCTGCTGCTGAATTTCTCTGCTTGCAATTGGGGGCAATTTGGAAGCTTTTCGGATCAGGACTTTCTCTTCTGCTTAGATTCTTTTGCCAAAGACATATTTGCAG CTGTCTCTGATGTTGAGGCAAGAAACTTGTTTGCGGAGGCATGTTGTTTGGATGAACTGCTTGGCCTCATTGAAGAATTCCTCCTAGATGGGAAACTGATGATATATGCAGATCTATCTTCTGAATCATTGAGTGGATGCGATTCAATGATAGACATCCTTCTGGATGgtgtaaatataaaatttgccTCCAAATCAGCTTCAGCTGACCTTTTAGTGGCTGGAAGTATCATACTAGCTTCAATATGTGCAGCAGTTGACTGCATTGGATTTCTTTGTCAGGCTTCATACAGTCTTCTGCTGATGCACAAATGTGATACTGTTTTTGTACTTACTATTCTACACATTTTTTCTTACCTGGCTGGAGAGAAGTTTTTCTCCCTGAGGGAGCACAATTTGACAATGACTGTGTTGAAATCAATAATAATGTTTCTTGAAGGGGGGGATTCACCAGTTGCTTCAGCAGCTTCCAGTCTTACCAGGTACAAGGGTGGAATGTTCCATCCATGTGCTAAATGCCCATTCTCAACAGATGCTGTTTCCATAGATACTGTTACATCAGTGCTCTTGGAAAAGCTTCAGAATTGTGCTGTTTCTGGAATCATGCATCATCCAATGAAATCACCCAGCGTGTCAAATTCCAATGTACTATGCTGTAAGGATACAGCTAAACTGAGTTTAAATCAAGAAGAGGTTCATTCTGCCCTTGATATGAATTGTGATACATCCTGTAGTTTAAAAAAGTGTGTGATGCCTGCGAGATCAAATTCTATCATGAATGAGACTTTGTGTGGCCTCAGTGATCTTCTATCTTTGGTTGAGTTGCTTGCTTGCAATATG AGCTGGGAGTGGACCTGTAGCAAAATTATACCTGAGCTGTTGGAAATGCTAGAAAGAACTAAGTTAGACAACTTTGCTGCTGCTGTACTTATTCTCCTTGGTCAACTTGGAAG GCTCGGAGTTTCTGCTTTTGGCTATGAAGATAATGGAGTAGAGAACTTGAGGTGTAAATTGTCTGGTTTTCTTTCACGGGATGCTACCATCAGAATGGCTCTTCCTGTTCAAATTGCTTTGGCCACTGCTTTGCTAGGTCTACTTTCTCTTGATTTTGAGAAACTTATCCAGAGCAATTCTTGCCTCCCAGCAATGTCACGTCAATCCGTTTCCATTGATCATATAAGAAGCTGGTTTTCTTCACTGACCAAGGAGCAGCAAGCATTGTCACTCAGCCTCTTACCATCTTCTGATGTCCGCTGA
- the LOC18103500 gene encoding uncharacterized protein LOC18103500 isoform X2, with the protein MAADVSVKKEATVNNPCCKVWKEKCGKLEEGRKCLRQAVKLLTEQADKFQAENVSINKACEEERAKVEAAKEGREKEAALRVKLEKEISALQSEVSTLNQKGSAFPEVENTEVKLLQDQIFKGEKEISRLKELLEREKLRADSEKKNAEVEKKSAADAWKHVKAEKEGKEKEAALRVSLENEISALKSEISSLQQKGSMVDEDKNGEVKLLQDQVSKGEKEISRLKELHEREKTRAESEKKKAEVERKRAAEAWQQVKAEKAKADEERKHASSEWKKAEEYRLQLETLTKEAELAKSKLASETLKFEEANKKFEAEKLKVTKEKKHADSEMAKAEAHRKLAEANWKKLMEEQSHTENICKQLEDARKRIEKPQKAEEYQRQLESLKKEAAESKSKLVAETLKLEDANKMLEAEKAKVMKERKRADSEVATAKEQRKLAETNGRKVIEEKSRADNLSRQLEDARIKIEELEKGINGFIQSKNMGGTFDDQHDETTNGEDATIRDSLENLKNNSDQSKLVLEFLNNKEATKRLDIEKRKAITEKKRADSEMVKAEKLRNLSKMNRKIAAEEKSRADQLSRQLDEDKIKIEELQKQIQELQSSKKVVVASSVLPDKVMNVEKTKLKFLEKQVKLEKMRLKHAKVVAKMEKNRNSFLQQELARLKLDFGQMLFRLDVLDRYFSSSDGGTEKMFGNHGTMQRSKLNRKLCAEEQCQMYSNNESELLKPSCMALAVSEPPTQTLHCTVPLVSPSSGNYAASISGIDSKLESLLGGSNQKLLQTSAINSSSASFSDGQLVGSQERGPFFPTSKNLVEDNFRAQTTISGMSDEVTKVQHNENLAVVADNSVRSPPSFDVIGRVNRHGRKRRILDAVESVELLYSEGKKLHLQMEEKLSALHGMLNRQIEKPKEEAKYVEPNLQGGSYGKHGRIHKKKKISHEENVIVHRLSGIDQLEKTEITGKEVHEDANACGYISTTANNLLEASKACREGLSYSFESSPEGMVSFEEVANGDYMKLLDLDNTADEECYRRAMEMPMSPILPEIGSSGAEISDNMDNFKPMLDESFPGSLPNGKESLVPYFRLDVIDAEISSKQLKDCSFGISCADGLHENGGHADSLDTLGNRSGTGNDVDAGKASDGQTRGCGSGLEIEMLNIPSSSYEGLKFPIEGEPGSRHDNIPKYCVMQSDIKDTISMSRVLSATRTCMTRCSLDIQADCLVQKILCALKLEENSLPKEKACTFFTLLLLNFSACNWGQFGSFSDQDFLFCLDSFAKDIFAAVSDVEARNLFAEACCLDELLGLIEEFLLDGKLMIYADLSSESLSGCDSMIDILLDGVNIKFASKSASADLLVAGSIILASICAAVDCIGFLCQASYSLLLMHKCDTVFVLTILHIFSYLAGEKFFSLREHNLTMTVLKSIIMFLEGGDSPVASAASSLTRYKGGMFHPCAKCPFSTDAVSIDTVTSVLLEKLQNCAVSGIMHHPMKSPSVSNSNVLCCKDTAKLSLNQEEVHSALDMNCDTSCSLKKCVMPARSNSIMNETLCGLSDLLSLVELLACNMSWEWTCSKIIPELLEMLERTKLDNFAAAVLILLGQLGRLGVSAFGYEDNGVENLRCKLSGFLSRDATIRMALPVQIALATALLGLLSLDFEKLIQSNSCLPAMSRQSVSIDHIRSWFSSLTKEQQALSLSLLPSSDVR; encoded by the exons ATGGCTGCTGATGTTTCAGTAAAGAAGGAAGCCACAGTGAATAATCCATGCTGCAAAGTG tgGAAAGAGAAGTGTGGGAAGTTGGAAGAAGGAAGGAAGTGTTTGAGGCAAGCAGTTAAGCTTTTGACTGAACAAGCTGATAAGTTTCAAGCTGAGAATGTTAGTATCAATAAAG CTTGTGAGGAAGAGAGAGCGAAGGTGGAAGCTGCAAAAgaggggagagaaaaagaagcgGCTTTGAGAGTTAAATTGGAGAAGGAGATTTCTGCCCTCCAGTCTGAAGTATCCACCTTAAATCAGAAGGGAAGTGCATTTCCAGAAGTTGAAAATACAGAGGTTAAGCTGCTTCAAGATCAGATTTTTAAAGGAGAGAAGGAAATCAGTAGGCTTAAGGAGCTTCTTGAGAGAGAGAAACTAAGAGCAGATTCTGAAAAGAAGAATGCTGAAGTGGAGAAGAAGAGTGCTGCTGATGCATGGAAGCATGTAAAAGCTGAGAAAGAGGGGAAAGAGAAAGAAGCGGCTTTGAGAGTCTCTTTGGAAAATGAGATTTCTGCCCTTAAGTCTGAAATATCATCCTTACAGCAGAAGGGAAGTATGGTCGATGAAGACAAAAATGGGGAGGTTAAGCTTCTTCAAGATCAAGTTTCTAAAGGGGAGAAGGAAATCAGTAGGCTCAAGGAGCTTCATGAGAGAGAGAAGACAAGGGCGGAATCTGAAAAGAAGAAGGCTGAGGTGGAGAGGAAGAGAGCTGCTGAAGCATGGCAACAAGTGAAAGCTGAAAAGGCTAAGGCCGATGAAGAGAGGAAGCATGCTAGTAGTGAGTGGAAGAAGGCTGAGGAATATCGGCTTCAGTTGGAGACATTGACGAAAGAAGCTGAGCTAGCAAAATCAAAGTTGGCTTCTGAAACTTTGAAGTTTGAAgaggcaaacaagaagtttgaAGCAGAAAAACTCAAGGTGACCAAAGAGAAAAAGCATGCTGATTCAGAGATGGCGAAAGCAGAGGCGCATAGAAAGCTTGCAGAAGCAAACTGGAAGAAGCTCATGGAAGAACAATCTCACACTGAAAATATTTGCAAGCAGTTGGAAGATGCGAGAAAAAGAATTGAGAAACCACAGAAGGCTGAGGAATATCAGCGTCAGTTAGagtctttaaaaaaagaagctgcTGAGTCAAAATCAAAATTGGTTGCTGAGACTCTGAAGCTTGAAGATGCAAACAAAATGTTAGAAGCAGAAAAAGCTAAGGTGATGAAAGAGAGAAAACGTGCTGATTCAGAGGTGGCTACAGCAAAGGAGCAAAGGAAACTTGCTGAAACAAATGGAAGGAAGGTCATAGAGGAAAAGTCTCGTGCTGATAATCTTTCTCGGCAGTTGGAAGATGCTAGAATAAAGATTGAGGAACTGGAGAAGGGGATAAATGGATTCATACAGTCCAAAAATATGGGTGGGACTTTTGATGATCAACATGATGAAACCACGAATGGTGAAGATGCCACAATTAGGGATTCATTGGAAAATTTGAAGAACAATTCAGATCAATCAAAGCTGGTTTTGGAGTTCTTAAATAACAAGGAAGCAACCAAAAGGTTAGATATTGAGAAGCGAAAAGCTATTACTGAGAAAAAACGTGCAGATTCAGAGATGGTGAAAGCAGAAAAGCTAAGAAACCTTTCAAAAATGAATAGAAAGATAGCAGCAGAAGAAAAATCCCGTGCTGATCAGCTGTCTCGTCAGCTTgatgaagataaaataaagattgaagAATTGCAGAAGCAGATACAGGAACTCCAATCCTCCAAAAAAGTTGTTGTGGCTTCTTCAGTTTTACCTGACAAAGTTATGAATGTGGAAAAGACAAAACTGAAGTTCTTGGAAAAGCAAGTGAAGCTTGAAAAGATGCGATTAAAGCATGCCAAAGTAGTGGCTAAGATGGAAAAAAACCGTAATAGTTTTCTTCAGCAAGAACTAGCTCGCTTGAAGCTTGATTTTGGTCAAATGTTGTTTCGCCTTGATGTACTGGATAGATATTTCTCATCCAGCGATGGAGGTACAGAGAAAATG TTTGGAAACCACGGAACCATGCAAAGGTCAAAGTTGAACAGAAAACTGTGTGCAGAAGAACAATGTCAGATGTATTCTAATAATGAAAGTGAACTTCTGAAGCCTAGTTGCATGGCTTTGGCTGTCTCTGAACCTCCCACGCAAACACTTCACTGTACAGTTCCGCTGGTTTCGCCATCCAGTGGGAACTATGCTGCCTCCATCTCAGGTATTGATTCTAAATTGGAGTCTCTGCTTGGAGGCTCTAACCAAAAACTGTTACAGACTTCTGCAATAAATTCCAGTTCGGCATCTTTTTCTGATGGTCAGTTGGTCGGATCACAGGAAAGGGGTCCATTTTTTCCCACATCAAAGAACTTGGTAGAAGATAACTTTAGGGCACAGACAACAATTTCTGGAATGTCTGATGAAGTCACTAAAGTACAGCACAATGAAAATCTTGCTGTGGTAGCTGACAATAGTGTTAGAAGTCCTCCTAGCTTTGACGTGATTGGAAGAGTTAATAGACATGGTAGGAAGAGGAGGATCCTTGATGCAGTTGAATCTGTTGAACTTTTGTATTCGGAGGGTAAGAAGCTGCATCTGCAGATGGAAGAGAAACTCTCTGCCTTGCATGGTATGTTAAACAGGCAAATTGAAAAACCAAAGGAAGAAGCCAAATATGTAGAACCTAATTTGCAAGGTGGTTCATATGGTAAGCATGGGAggattcataagaaaaaaaagatatctcaTGAAGAGAATGTAATTGTCCACCGTTTATCTGGCATAGATCAGCTGGAGAAGACTGAAATAACTGGGAAAGAGGTCCATGAAGATGCAAATGCCTGTGGATATATCTCCACTACTGCCAATAATTTATTGGAAGCCTCAAAAGCATGCAGGGAAGGTTTGAGTTATTCTTTTGAAAGTAGCCCTGAAGGTATGGTAAGTTTTGAGGAAGTAGCCAATGGGGATTATATGAAATTGTTGGACTTGGATAACACTGCAGATGAGGAATGTTACAGGAGAGCAATGGAAATGCCTATGTCCCCAATTCTTCCTGAGATAGGGTCTTCAGGTGCTGAAATATCTGATAACATGGATAATTTTAAACCCATGCTTGATGAAAGCTTCCCTGGAAGTTTACCTAATGGAAAGGAATCTCTAGTGCCTTATTTCAGATTAGATGTCATTGATGCTGAAATTAGTTCCAAACAATTAAAAGACTGCTCCTTTGGAATTTCCTGTGCTGATGGACTGCATGAAAATGGAGGCCATGCAGATTCCCTTGATACATTAGGCAATAGAAGTGGCACTGGTAACGATGTTGATGCTGGAAAAGCTTCTGATGGTCAGACCAGAGGTTGTGGATCGGGATTGGAGATTGAGATGCTGAATATACCTAGTTCTAGTTATGAGGGCCTGAAGTTTCCAATTGAAGGCGAACCTGGTTCTAGACACGACAATATTCCTAAATACTGTGTTATGCAGTCAGATATAAAGGACACTATAAGCATGTCTAGAGTATTATCTGCGACTCGAACTTGTATGACACGCTGTTCTTTGGACATTCAAGCAGATTGTTTGGTTCAGAAGATCCTTTGTGCTCTAAAACTGGAAGAGAACAGTTTACCCAA GGAGAAGGCTTGCACATTTTTCACGTTGCTGCTGCTGAATTTCTCTGCTTGCAATTGGGGGCAATTTGGAAGCTTTTCGGATCAGGACTTTCTCTTCTGCTTAGATTCTTTTGCCAAAGACATATTTGCAG CTGTCTCTGATGTTGAGGCAAGAAACTTGTTTGCGGAGGCATGTTGTTTGGATGAACTGCTTGGCCTCATTGAAGAATTCCTCCTAGATGGGAAACTGATGATATATGCAGATCTATCTTCTGAATCATTGAGTGGATGCGATTCAATGATAGACATCCTTCTGGATGgtgtaaatataaaatttgccTCCAAATCAGCTTCAGCTGACCTTTTAGTGGCTGGAAGTATCATACTAGCTTCAATATGTGCAGCAGTTGACTGCATTGGATTTCTTTGTCAGGCTTCATACAGTCTTCTGCTGATGCACAAATGTGATACTGTTTTTGTACTTACTATTCTACACATTTTTTCTTACCTGGCTGGAGAGAAGTTTTTCTCCCTGAGGGAGCACAATTTGACAATGACTGTGTTGAAATCAATAATAATGTTTCTTGAAGGGGGGGATTCACCAGTTGCTTCAGCAGCTTCCAGTCTTACCAGGTACAAGGGTGGAATGTTCCATCCATGTGCTAAATGCCCATTCTCAACAGATGCTGTTTCCATAGATACTGTTACATCAGTGCTCTTGGAAAAGCTTCAGAATTGTGCTGTTTCTGGAATCATGCATCATCCAATGAAATCACCCAGCGTGTCAAATTCCAATGTACTATGCTGTAAGGATACAGCTAAACTGAGTTTAAATCAAGAAGAGGTTCATTCTGCCCTTGATATGAATTGTGATACATCCTGTAGTTTAAAAAAGTGTGTGATGCCTGCGAGATCAAATTCTATCATGAATGAGACTTTGTGTGGCCTCAGTGATCTTCTATCTTTGGTTGAGTTGCTTGCTTGCAATATG AGCTGGGAGTGGACCTGTAGCAAAATTATACCTGAGCTGTTGGAAATGCTAGAAAGAACTAAGTTAGACAACTTTGCTGCTGCTGTACTTATTCTCCTTGGTCAACTTGGAAG GCTCGGAGTTTCTGCTTTTGGCTATGAAGATAATGGAGTAGAGAACTTGAGGTGTAAATTGTCTGGTTTTCTTTCACGGGATGCTACCATCAGAATGGCTCTTCCTGTTCAAATTGCTTTGGCCACTGCTTTGCTAGGTCTACTTTCTCTTGATTTTGAGAAACTTATCCAGAGCAATTCTTGCCTCCCAGCAATGTCACGTCAATCCGTTTCCATTGATCATATAAGAAGCTGGTTTTCTTCACTGACCAAGGAGCAGCAAGCATTGTCACTCAGCCTCTTACCATCTTCTGATGTCCGCTGA
- the LOC18103502 gene encoding dihydroceramide fatty acyl 2-hydroxylase FAH1 has product MVAQEFTVDLDKPLVFQVGHLGEAYEEWVHQPIVSREGPRFFESDFMESLTRTVWWAIPSIWLPVICYFVLKSVRMGHTLSEVALIVVGGVFIWTLLEYTLHRFLFHIKTKSYWGNTMHYLLHGCHHKHPMDGLRLVFPPAATAILLVPFWNMVKLFSTPSTTPALFGGGLLGYVIYDCTHYYLHHGQPANDVPKNLKKYHMNHHFRVQDKGFGITSSLWDRVFGTLPPSKVAKKI; this is encoded by the exons GAATTCACTGTCGATCTAGATAAGCCCCTTGTCTTCCAG GTTGGCCATCTAGGAGAAGCTTATGAAGAATGGGTCCACCAGCCTATTGTAAGCAGGGAAGGCCCTCGGTTTTTTGAGAGTGATTTTATGGAG TCCTTGACACGCACAGTTTGGTGGGCAATTCCATCTATTTGGCTGCCTGTTATATGCTATTTTGTCTTAAAATCTGTAAGGATGGGCCATACGCTTTCCGAGGTAGCCTTAATTGTGGTTGGTGGTGTTTTCATTTGGACATTGCTCGAATACACTTTGCATCGCTTCCTTTtccacataaaaacaaaaagctaTTG GGGGAACACAATGCATTATCTTCTTCATGGTTGTCATCATAAGCACCCTATGGATGGTCTCCGCCTTGTTTTTCCTCCAGCAGCAACAGCTATTCTCTTGGTGCCG TTCTGGAACATGGTCAAGTTGTTTTCTACTCCTTCAACTACTCCTGCTCTTTTTGGAGGTGGTTTACTGGGCTATGTGATATACGACTGCACTCATTACTACCTGCACCATGGTCAGCCCGCAAATGATGTACCAAAAAATCTCAAG AAATATCACATGAATCATCACTTCCGGGTGCAAGATAAGGGCTTTGGAATCACTTCATCATTGTGGGACAGAGTGTTTGGAACACTTCCTCCATCAAAAGTGGCAAAGAAAATATAG